A genome region from Ottowia testudinis includes the following:
- a CDS encoding condensation domain-containing protein, with protein sequence MTNAMEVDWLAAVQALVQVPLHGRDDDNLIELGLDSLHIMRLVNLWRRAGATVTFAQLIERPTLRNWRGMLGAGPISAAMPGGAAPPLPVADRPHTGQPFGLTDVQHAYWIGRQDGQPLGGVGCHAYLEIDGRGVCPERLEAAWRLLFERHGMLRARFTEAGAQIISDDIVFPALVVHDLRSLPVEEAGAHLRAVRERLSHRRLDVEAGQVAGLELSLRPHGETRVHFDIDLLVADVQSLQILLRDLAAAYTGGAVPADPMWCFSRYLTLEHERDRAQRETAREHWRARLPQLPGGPQLPLIKDPVLVERPRFARRQHRLAAASWQALRGFAAVGQVTPAMVLVSAYAEILARWSAEPHFVLNLPLFDRKTDHPGIEHVVADFTNLLLLQCDCRVRGSFLERARNIQKQFHLDVAHAAYSAVNVQRDLVKEGAAQGVAAPVVFACNLGTQLLTGACKAALGNLNYMVSQTPQVWLDHQVYEDDDGLLLAWDAVEELFPAGLLDDMFRAYFGLLEWLAEDAAHWRQPVSIALLAHQAKAREAANRTQALRRAHCLHDGLFEVAARSPRRTALLAGDAAVSYGELAERALRVAALLQRHGVVAGEPVAVSLPRGVEQVVAVFGVLAAGGCYVPVGVHQPAARQAKIHAAADIRWVLTDAQHLNDETRDGTRRLDVMAAQEYPR encoded by the coding sequence ATGACGAACGCCATGGAGGTCGATTGGTTGGCCGCTGTGCAGGCACTGGTGCAGGTGCCGCTGCATGGACGCGATGACGACAACCTCATCGAACTGGGCCTGGATTCCTTGCACATCATGCGATTGGTCAACCTGTGGCGTCGCGCCGGGGCCACAGTGACATTTGCTCAGTTGATCGAGCGGCCGACGCTGCGCAACTGGCGGGGGATGCTGGGCGCTGGCCCGATTTCCGCAGCGATGCCGGGGGGCGCGGCACCGCCGCTGCCGGTGGCGGATCGCCCTCACACGGGGCAGCCGTTCGGCTTGACCGACGTGCAGCATGCATATTGGATTGGTCGCCAAGATGGGCAGCCGCTGGGCGGCGTGGGGTGCCATGCCTATCTGGAGATCGATGGCCGAGGGGTGTGCCCGGAGCGCCTGGAGGCAGCATGGCGGCTGCTTTTCGAGCGGCATGGCATGTTGCGGGCCCGCTTCACCGAAGCCGGTGCGCAGATTATTTCGGATGACATCGTGTTTCCGGCCCTGGTTGTTCACGACCTTCGTTCACTTCCCGTCGAGGAGGCTGGCGCGCATCTGAGGGCTGTACGGGAGCGACTATCGCACCGACGCCTGGACGTGGAGGCTGGGCAAGTCGCTGGTCTGGAATTGTCGCTGCGACCGCACGGCGAGACGCGTGTTCATTTCGATATTGATCTCCTGGTGGCTGATGTGCAGAGTCTGCAGATTCTGTTGCGTGATCTGGCCGCCGCCTACACGGGAGGGGCGGTGCCTGCCGATCCCATGTGGTGCTTCTCCCGCTACCTTACACTGGAGCACGAGCGCGATCGCGCACAACGCGAGACGGCACGGGAGCATTGGCGAGCGCGTCTGCCGCAGTTGCCTGGTGGCCCGCAGCTACCGCTGATCAAAGACCCTGTTCTTGTCGAACGCCCCCGCTTCGCACGGCGCCAGCATCGATTGGCCGCGGCATCCTGGCAGGCGCTGCGCGGCTTTGCAGCGGTCGGACAGGTGACGCCTGCGATGGTGCTGGTGTCTGCCTATGCCGAAATTCTGGCTCGCTGGAGTGCCGAGCCGCACTTTGTGCTGAACCTGCCGCTGTTCGACCGCAAGACCGATCATCCCGGAATCGAGCATGTCGTAGCGGATTTCACCAATCTGTTGCTGTTGCAATGTGACTGTCGTGTCCGAGGTTCTTTCCTTGAGCGCGCGCGGAATATCCAGAAGCAATTTCACCTCGATGTTGCCCACGCAGCCTATTCGGCGGTCAATGTCCAGCGAGATCTGGTCAAAGAAGGGGCGGCACAAGGCGTGGCCGCTCCGGTGGTCTTTGCCTGCAATCTTGGGACGCAACTGCTCACCGGGGCATGCAAGGCTGCTCTAGGCAATCTGAATTACATGGTGTCTCAGACCCCTCAGGTCTGGCTGGACCATCAGGTCTATGAGGATGATGACGGCCTGTTGCTCGCTTGGGATGCTGTCGAAGAGCTATTTCCTGCGGGGCTGCTTGACGACATGTTTCGCGCCTATTTCGGCCTTCTTGAGTGGTTGGCCGAGGATGCGGCACATTGGCGGCAACCTGTTTCGATCGCTCTGCTGGCGCATCAGGCGAAGGCACGGGAGGCAGCCAACCGGACGCAGGCGCTGCGCAGAGCGCACTGCCTGCACGACGGCCTGTTCGAGGTGGCCGCGCGCAGCCCGCGGCGCACGGCGCTGCTGGCGGGCGACGCGGCAGTGAGCTACGGCGAACTGGCCGAGCGCGCGCTGCGCGTGGCTGCGCTCCTGCAGCGCCATGGCGTGGTGGCGGGCGAGCCGGTGGCGGTGAGCCTGCCGCGCGGGGTGGAACAGGTCGTTGCGGTGTTCGGCGTGCTGGCCGCCGGAGGCTGCTACGTGCCGGTGGGCGTGCACCAGCCGGCGGCGCGGCAAGCAA
- a CDS encoding salicylate synthase: MDNGRCESWQAEQEQRYEHEGYRLPHTLGGLLREWTDRFGDAPALIDGALRLSYADMDRKVDRLAAGFVRLGLRAGDRVLVQLPNSAAFAICTFALFRLGAWPIMAMPAHREKDIAALCSLAEPAAYVIPRRFLGFDYLSMAKTIQKGQPSLKHILVDGEAGSSGLPLEQIEESPRDLLGPNPSDTALLLLSGGTTGAPKLIPRTHSDYAYNAIASAQLCGLSSESVYLAALPVGHNFPLACPGILGTLSVGGRVVMAKTPSSEESFALIGQEGVTMTALVPPLVSLWLEARKWDHSDLSSLRLLQVGGSRLAPELARQITPALGCRLQQVFGMAEGLLCYTRLDDPQEVILNTQGRPLCPADEVRLVDAHGLSVASGETGELQVRGPYTIRGYYRAPEHNKRTFTVDGFYQSGDLVRQTADGNYVVEGRVKEQINRAGEKIAAAEIERPLAEHPGIESCVVVPVPDERLGERTCAVIISRDRTPTLQDLQYHLAGQGMPRYKQPDQVLEVPAWPLTTVGKVDKQRLIALARTAFGEAAPASIEYAECRIQVRREPLGLLLALARSGLAEDYALYEQPHEWSIGMGRAVSLTVDHQQVLLRHGAHRQTFARGRLVEAISAATNAIPVQNWRAYGVARFELSQVLHGLGAPDQHEPLIEMFVPTHEVRIAQGEALLRAINPSDLPVLRALLESADLQGDVEPSSPRVEPLLCMLQEHQQESFKASVAQAVAEIRGRRYQKVILSRRIPLPAGVDMLESFRAGRARNTPARSFVVSLGEARMAGFSPETVVEVDAEGWVSTQPLAGTRALGENREEEERLRADLLSDAKEIAEHAVSVKLAHAELATVCDAPNVSEFMAVLRRGSVQHLASRIRGRLAQGRNAWDAFEALFPAVTASGIPKREGIEAIQRHEDTPRGWYSGCVLVVDCQGRMDAALVLRSVYQRGTESWLQAGAGIVDQSRPERELEETNEKLGCVLKHLVFRSMPTVEAKECA, from the coding sequence ATGGATAACGGGCGATGTGAATCGTGGCAGGCAGAGCAGGAACAGCGCTACGAGCATGAAGGCTATCGATTGCCCCACACGTTGGGGGGATTGTTGCGCGAATGGACAGATCGCTTTGGCGATGCGCCGGCCCTGATCGATGGCGCGCTGCGGCTGTCCTATGCCGATATGGACCGGAAGGTTGACCGGTTGGCAGCTGGTTTCGTGCGCCTGGGACTGCGCGCTGGCGATCGCGTGCTGGTGCAGTTGCCGAACAGTGCCGCCTTTGCGATCTGCACCTTCGCATTGTTCCGGCTGGGTGCCTGGCCCATCATGGCCATGCCGGCCCATCGGGAGAAAGACATCGCTGCACTCTGCAGCTTGGCCGAACCGGCGGCATATGTGATTCCCCGGCGCTTCCTGGGATTCGACTACCTGTCGATGGCGAAGACTATTCAGAAGGGGCAGCCTTCGCTCAAGCACATTCTGGTGGATGGGGAAGCGGGTAGCAGTGGGTTGCCGCTGGAACAAATAGAGGAATCACCCCGCGATCTGCTCGGGCCGAATCCTTCCGATACAGCATTGTTGCTGCTCTCAGGCGGCACGACCGGCGCGCCAAAGCTGATCCCCCGAACTCATTCGGACTATGCATACAACGCTATCGCATCAGCGCAATTGTGTGGCTTGTCGAGCGAGTCGGTCTATCTTGCCGCCCTACCCGTTGGGCACAACTTTCCGTTGGCGTGCCCCGGCATTCTTGGCACGCTGAGTGTGGGTGGCCGGGTGGTGATGGCCAAGACGCCCAGCAGCGAGGAATCGTTTGCCTTGATCGGCCAGGAGGGCGTAACCATGACCGCCCTGGTGCCGCCGCTGGTGTCTCTCTGGTTGGAAGCTCGCAAGTGGGATCATAGCGATCTCTCCAGCCTGCGCCTCCTGCAGGTGGGTGGGTCGCGCCTGGCGCCGGAACTCGCCAGGCAAATCACCCCGGCGCTGGGTTGCCGATTGCAGCAGGTGTTCGGCATGGCCGAGGGGCTCCTGTGCTACACGCGCTTGGATGATCCACAGGAAGTCATCCTCAATACCCAAGGGCGACCGTTGTGTCCGGCTGATGAGGTGCGCCTGGTTGACGCGCATGGCCTGTCTGTCGCCAGCGGCGAGACGGGCGAGCTGCAGGTGCGCGGGCCCTACACCATCCGCGGCTACTACCGCGCCCCCGAACACAATAAGCGCACTTTCACCGTCGACGGCTTCTACCAGTCGGGCGATCTGGTTCGTCAGACGGCGGATGGCAACTATGTGGTGGAAGGGCGGGTCAAGGAGCAGATCAATCGCGCTGGGGAGAAGATTGCGGCCGCTGAAATCGAGCGTCCGCTGGCAGAGCATCCGGGGATCGAAAGCTGCGTGGTCGTACCTGTGCCGGACGAGAGGCTGGGGGAGCGCACCTGCGCCGTGATCATCAGTCGCGACCGCACTCCAACCCTGCAGGATCTTCAATACCATCTGGCGGGGCAGGGAATGCCGCGCTACAAGCAGCCTGACCAAGTATTGGAAGTGCCTGCCTGGCCGCTGACTACGGTCGGCAAAGTCGACAAGCAGCGGTTGATTGCGCTGGCCAGAACCGCCTTCGGCGAAGCAGCCCCGGCATCAATTGAATACGCCGAGTGCCGCATACAGGTGCGACGCGAACCCCTGGGTCTCCTCTTGGCACTGGCGCGATCCGGTTTGGCGGAGGACTACGCGTTGTATGAACAGCCGCACGAATGGTCGATTGGCATGGGCCGTGCGGTATCGCTTACGGTCGATCACCAGCAGGTTCTGCTGCGGCATGGTGCTCATCGCCAGACATTTGCTCGCGGGCGGCTGGTCGAGGCTATCAGTGCTGCCACCAACGCAATCCCCGTGCAGAACTGGCGGGCCTACGGCGTAGCGCGATTCGAGTTGTCTCAGGTTCTGCACGGATTGGGCGCGCCAGATCAGCATGAACCGCTGATCGAGATGTTCGTCCCGACCCATGAGGTACGGATTGCGCAGGGCGAAGCGCTGCTGCGCGCCATCAACCCTTCTGATTTGCCTGTATTGCGGGCCTTGCTTGAGTCAGCCGATCTCCAAGGCGACGTGGAACCCTCGTCGCCTCGGGTGGAGCCACTGCTTTGCATGCTGCAGGAACACCAGCAGGAATCCTTCAAGGCCAGCGTTGCGCAGGCTGTAGCGGAAATCCGGGGGCGACGCTATCAGAAAGTCATCCTGTCGCGACGGATTCCCTTGCCGGCAGGGGTGGACATGCTGGAGAGCTTCCGCGCGGGGCGGGCGCGCAACACGCCGGCGCGCTCGTTCGTGGTGAGCCTTGGCGAAGCACGCATGGCTGGCTTCAGCCCGGAGACGGTGGTGGAAGTGGATGCCGAAGGTTGGGTAAGCACGCAGCCGCTCGCTGGAACGCGGGCCCTGGGAGAGAACCGCGAAGAAGAGGAGCGGCTGCGTGCAGATCTGTTGAGCGACGCGAAAGAGATCGCAGAGCATGCCGTTTCCGTGAAGCTCGCGCACGCCGAATTGGCAACCGTGTGCGATGCCCCGAATGTGAGCGAATTCATGGCCGTGTTGCGGCGCGGCAGCGTGCAGCACCTGGCGTCGCGTATACGTGGGCGGCTGGCGCAAGGGCGCAACGCTTGGGATGCCTTCGAGGCCTTGTTCCCGGCGGTGACCGCTTCCGGCATCCCGAAGCGGGAGGGAATCGAGGCCATCCAACGCCATGAAGACACACCGCGCGGTTGGTACAGCGGCTGCGTGCTGGTTGTGGATTGCCAGGGCCGTATGGACGCCGCGCTGGTGCTGCGTTCGGTCTATCAGCGCGGCACGGAGAGTTGGCTCCAGGCGGGCGCCGGCATCGTAGATCAATCCCGGCCTGAACGCGAATTGGAGGAAACCAACGAAAAACTTGGCTGTGTCCTCAAGCACCTTGTGTTCCGTTCCATGCCCACGGTCGAAGCGAAGGAGTGTGCCTGA
- a CDS encoding ABC transporter ATP-binding protein: MDEPVNVWRSMRRILARSGVPTARLWVGLALRLLERCCEILPYLLCYLWLREIAQAPVDGFGWVIDPASLGLALAAVFAVQWVLAYFGQQMCFSGTYQVIGAYREQLIDRVRGLPIGTLRERRLGQLADLLTDDISRVESIFAHITADFVAAIGIASTAILMLTWIDWRLAAALAGLVPLATVVLMASRHLFESAGLRKHVRYKQAAGMLIEYIGGLATLRLFNRSGAWRVRLDDAFGDLRVLSLGIEKWGGGPVMLYRLMVECGLLGLFLVGAWLVLAADSTPLGWLAFFLLAYKFIGPLLEMAEYLVMLRHACQSEIKLEELWRMPLLPEPTLPDAPRHLAARFENVSFGYGESRTLHGVSLEVPERSVTAIVGPSGAGKSTLLHLLARFHDPDEGNVRIGGVDAREIGSDRLYGLVSMVFQHVQLFNGSILENIRIGKEDASDAEVMAACRAADCHEFISGLPAGYQTRVGEGGLSLSGGERQRLSIARALLKDAPLLLLDEVTASVDPQSQLSIHQALSKLAVHRTVVMVAHRLSTVRNADQIVVLREGRIVEVGQHWQLLRQGGLYAELWAAQASLQGAMA; encoded by the coding sequence ATGGATGAGCCGGTGAACGTGTGGCGCAGCATGCGGCGCATTCTGGCTCGCAGCGGTGTCCCCACCGCACGTTTATGGGTGGGGTTGGCGTTGCGCCTCCTGGAGCGTTGCTGCGAGATTCTGCCTTACCTCTTGTGCTACCTCTGGTTGCGTGAGATTGCGCAGGCACCGGTGGACGGGTTCGGGTGGGTGATTGACCCGGCGTCTCTGGGGCTTGCATTGGCGGCGGTGTTTGCCGTGCAATGGGTGTTGGCTTACTTTGGGCAACAGATGTGCTTTTCTGGCACCTATCAAGTGATTGGCGCCTACCGGGAGCAGCTCATTGACCGTGTGAGGGGGCTGCCCATTGGCACCCTGCGCGAACGCCGGTTGGGCCAGCTGGCCGATCTGCTGACCGACGACATCAGCCGTGTGGAATCGATTTTTGCCCATATCACAGCGGATTTCGTCGCCGCCATCGGGATCGCGTCGACTGCGATTCTGATGCTGACATGGATCGACTGGCGATTGGCAGCAGCGCTGGCGGGTCTCGTGCCTCTGGCGACCGTAGTTCTGATGGCGAGTCGCCATCTCTTCGAAAGCGCCGGGCTGCGTAAGCATGTGCGCTACAAGCAGGCGGCGGGCATGCTGATCGAGTACATCGGCGGGCTCGCCACGCTGCGTCTATTCAACCGCTCCGGTGCATGGCGGGTGCGCTTGGATGATGCTTTTGGCGATCTGCGCGTTCTCAGCCTCGGCATCGAAAAATGGGGCGGTGGGCCGGTGATGCTCTACCGGTTGATGGTTGAATGCGGATTGCTTGGCCTGTTCCTGGTCGGTGCATGGCTGGTGTTGGCGGCAGATTCGACGCCGCTGGGCTGGCTGGCGTTCTTCCTGCTGGCATACAAGTTCATCGGCCCGCTACTGGAGATGGCGGAGTACCTGGTCATGCTGCGCCATGCATGCCAGAGCGAGATCAAACTGGAGGAACTCTGGCGCATGCCCTTGCTGCCTGAGCCCACGCTTCCGGACGCTCCACGGCATTTGGCCGCCCGTTTCGAAAACGTGTCGTTCGGGTACGGTGAGTCGCGAACGCTGCACGGAGTCAGCCTAGAGGTGCCCGAGCGGAGTGTGACGGCCATCGTCGGTCCTTCCGGTGCGGGCAAGAGCACTTTGCTCCATTTGCTGGCCCGTTTCCATGATCCGGACGAAGGAAACGTGCGCATCGGCGGGGTGGATGCGCGTGAAATCGGCTCGGATCGCCTGTACGGGCTGGTGAGCATGGTGTTCCAGCACGTCCAGTTGTTCAACGGCTCCATCTTGGAGAACATCCGTATCGGGAAGGAGGATGCCAGCGATGCAGAAGTCATGGCCGCCTGTCGAGCCGCTGACTGCCATGAGTTCATCAGCGGCCTCCCAGCAGGTTACCAGACGCGCGTTGGAGAGGGCGGGCTCAGTCTCTCGGGTGGCGAACGTCAGCGCTTGTCGATTGCTCGTGCGCTGCTCAAGGACGCACCCTTGCTGCTGCTGGATGAGGTCACAGCATCGGTGGATCCGCAATCGCAGTTGTCCATCCACCAAGCCTTGAGCAAGTTGGCTGTGCATCGCACCGTCGTCATGGTGGCACATCGCCTGAGCACGGTCAGGAATGCCGATCAGATTGTCGTCTTGCGCGAGGGACGCATCGTCGAGGTCGGCCAGCACTGGCAGCTCCTACGGCAGGGCGGGCTCTATGCCGAATTGTGGGCCGCGCAAGCATCGCTTCAAGGGGCGATGGCGTAA
- a CDS encoding ABC transporter ATP-binding protein, with the protein MDNELDRVGTWRLWLTLTARRRMPLLAALGMTFVAVVAELVPFWLLYRAIDVLLTAPRELGHALLSLAGGTVAALLVKYLAYGSAYLISHHAAYGVMADTRSRLVDCLSHAPISWLHEQGAGALKQSVIQDVERMEAFLAHHTVEVTAAVLAPLCVTLLLFWMDWRLALATLAVGPLALLCAAIFMRGSRRDHDRFNHATAELNSVTVEYLRNMPVMKVFCHAGAGFRLLQQCLRDYYQLAESITRRVVPGWSLFTSVLGAHMLLVLPLGAWLHSAGEVEAAQVALALKLGAGVYRPMLKVSRFFMEMPVVFAGLRRMAPILAFDRRAKPASLPATPPFEVELTRVSYQYRQQPVLTEVSLRLRPGSFNVLLGPSGSGKSTLAQIVAGVLVPQSGEANVNGQAIADLDDADRAAIIGLTTQDVFLFQGTVRENLCLGRSVATDDEVRKALRVAQAESFVHGLPSGYDTPINELGARLSGGERQRLSVARALLADTPVLVLDEATAFADSMTQRAFFLALRTEYPRKTLLVIAHRLYGIEAADQILVLEGGRLSARGRHAELCRESVYYRAMWRCEALNEEWALSSAGSEMAHG; encoded by the coding sequence ATGGACAACGAACTGGATCGAGTCGGCACCTGGCGTTTGTGGCTGACCCTCACTGCGCGACGACGCATGCCATTGCTGGCTGCGTTGGGCATGACCTTCGTAGCTGTGGTAGCTGAATTGGTACCGTTCTGGCTACTGTATCGAGCCATTGATGTACTGCTCACGGCACCGCGAGAGTTGGGGCATGCATTGCTGTCTTTGGCCGGCGGAACAGTCGCTGCGCTGTTGGTCAAATACCTGGCCTACGGAAGCGCATATCTGATCAGCCACCACGCGGCCTACGGGGTCATGGCAGACACACGCAGCCGTCTGGTGGACTGCCTGTCTCATGCACCGATCTCCTGGCTGCATGAGCAAGGAGCCGGTGCCTTGAAGCAATCGGTCATCCAGGACGTGGAACGAATGGAAGCCTTTCTGGCTCACCACACGGTGGAGGTCACGGCGGCCGTGCTCGCGCCGCTATGTGTCACCTTGCTGCTGTTCTGGATGGACTGGCGACTTGCGCTGGCGACACTGGCCGTCGGGCCGCTGGCGTTGCTGTGCGCGGCGATCTTCATGCGTGGATCGCGGCGTGATCATGACCGGTTCAACCATGCCACAGCGGAGTTGAATAGTGTCACCGTAGAGTATCTGCGCAACATGCCGGTGATGAAGGTGTTCTGTCATGCCGGTGCGGGCTTTCGTCTCCTGCAACAGTGCCTTCGGGACTACTACCAACTGGCCGAGAGCATCACGCGGCGCGTTGTACCGGGCTGGTCGCTATTCACCAGTGTGCTTGGGGCTCACATGCTGCTGGTGCTGCCGTTGGGGGCTTGGTTGCATTCTGCGGGCGAAGTTGAGGCGGCGCAGGTTGCGCTCGCTCTGAAGCTCGGTGCGGGTGTGTATCGACCGATGTTGAAGGTCAGCCGGTTTTTCATGGAGATGCCGGTGGTCTTTGCAGGACTGAGGCGCATGGCGCCGATCCTTGCGTTCGACAGGCGGGCGAAGCCCGCATCGTTGCCTGCCACGCCACCCTTCGAAGTTGAGTTGACGCGGGTCAGCTACCAGTATCGGCAGCAGCCAGTCCTGACGGAAGTGAGTCTGCGGCTGAGGCCGGGCTCCTTCAACGTTCTGCTCGGCCCTTCCGGATCGGGGAAGTCCACGCTGGCTCAAATCGTCGCTGGCGTATTGGTGCCGCAATCGGGCGAGGCCAACGTGAACGGACAAGCGATTGCTGATCTGGATGACGCAGACCGTGCAGCCATCATCGGGCTGACCACTCAGGACGTGTTCCTGTTCCAAGGCACCGTGCGCGAGAACCTGTGCCTGGGCCGATCCGTTGCCACAGACGATGAAGTGCGGAAGGCGCTGCGGGTTGCACAAGCGGAGTCTTTCGTTCACGGATTGCCCTCCGGATATGACACGCCAATCAACGAGTTGGGGGCGCGTCTGTCCGGTGGGGAGCGTCAGCGCCTGTCGGTTGCCCGTGCGTTGCTGGCCGATACGCCGGTACTGGTGCTGGATGAAGCGACGGCATTCGCGGACAGCATGACACAGAGGGCGTTTTTTCTGGCGCTACGCACCGAGTACCCCCGGAAAACGCTGTTGGTGATCGCACATCGGCTCTATGGCATCGAAGCGGCCGATCAGATCCTCGTGCTCGAAGGGGGGCGGCTGAGCGCGCGCGGACGCCACGCCGAGCTCTGTCGGGAGAGCGTGTACTACCGCGCGATGTGGCGCTGTGAAGCGCTTAACGAGGAGTGGGCATTGTCCTCGGCAGGAAGTGAGATGGCACATGGATGA
- a CDS encoding ABC transporter substrate-binding protein → MPSLRLLLNTVLAAAILTGGMAHAQSYPRTIVDDRNKSVVLQRQPKSVASISTFGADLLTSLGRRVDGLSTLNNKQSAFLGDATAGTVNLGEVHQTNLDVLAKLSPDLIIGLRNYTEPFANKIEETGKLLAFDLVTLDDSMSAVERASKAVGSEDKGVALNARFKERLDEYAAKAPKGVRVVFLWHWADVPYAFYNHHLTTHIMGRLGAVNVQGDTPTPQLKSPDSAAITMETLLRLNPDVIISFRGDDGPFPNNPVWFRLKAVKNGRAWRVGDQYIMSHGPIARDMVLREMAHLLHPERFPAPKDIPVKARATAMTFVR, encoded by the coding sequence ATGCCGTCGCTCAGACTGCTCCTCAATACCGTACTCGCCGCAGCCATTCTGACTGGCGGCATGGCACACGCGCAAAGCTATCCGCGCACCATCGTCGATGACCGCAACAAGTCGGTCGTGCTCCAGCGGCAACCCAAATCGGTGGCATCGATCTCAACATTCGGCGCTGATCTGCTCACATCCCTGGGACGCAGGGTCGATGGCCTATCCACGCTGAACAACAAGCAATCCGCCTTTCTCGGCGATGCGACTGCTGGCACGGTGAATCTGGGCGAAGTGCACCAGACCAATCTCGACGTACTCGCCAAGCTGTCGCCCGATCTCATCATCGGTCTGCGCAACTACACCGAGCCATTCGCGAACAAGATCGAGGAGACGGGCAAGCTCCTCGCATTCGATCTGGTGACGCTCGACGATTCCATGAGCGCGGTCGAACGCGCATCGAAGGCCGTGGGCAGCGAAGACAAGGGGGTGGCGCTGAACGCGCGGTTCAAGGAACGTCTGGACGAATACGCGGCCAAGGCTCCGAAAGGCGTCCGTGTCGTGTTCCTGTGGCACTGGGCCGATGTGCCCTATGCCTTCTACAACCACCACCTCACCACCCACATCATGGGTCGCCTCGGCGCCGTGAATGTGCAGGGCGATACCCCGACGCCCCAGTTGAAGTCACCCGACTCAGCCGCCATCACGATGGAGACACTGTTGCGGCTCAACCCCGATGTGATCATCTCCTTCAGGGGCGACGATGGCCCATTCCCCAACAACCCCGTATGGTTCCGCCTCAAGGCGGTGAAGAACGGTCGCGCCTGGCGCGTTGGAGATCAGTACATCATGTCGCACGGACCGATCGCCCGCGACATGGTGTTGCGCGAAATGGCGCATCTGCTCCATCCGGAGCGCTTCCCGGCCCCCAAGGATATTCCGGTGAAAGCGCGGGCCACAGCCATGACCTTCGTGCGCTGA
- a CDS encoding FecCD family ABC transporter permease, whose product MDLRIHHDPAVSTPAARMLFLCAACLLLLGMAAVGSLAFGEFDLPLDAVPHVLWDSDDSDAAFVVRELRLPRLLTGLLAGGALGMAGAITQSITRNPLGEPSLMGVTAGAAFAIVACMAFFSLPTATMLACGTVGGIFAALLTFSIGLRMRMQPLNLTLIGMSVNLFFAAAITLLLVSSHVEANGIYYWLTGSLAGRSWQHVHLLWPWVAAGLGLGIAFARVLDLLALDDDLLASLGLRVLRWRLLLGLIAVLLTAATVAATGPLAFVGLVAPHIVRFCLHRPGGEAPHRYLLPLSALTGAALIGGADLLAKRQEIPVGILCVLLGGPLLVHLVRKQGD is encoded by the coding sequence ATGGACCTGCGGATCCACCACGACCCGGCGGTCAGCACGCCCGCCGCCAGAATGCTGTTCCTGTGCGCTGCATGCCTCCTGCTGCTCGGCATGGCGGCGGTCGGATCACTGGCCTTTGGCGAGTTCGACCTGCCGCTCGATGCGGTGCCGCACGTACTCTGGGATTCTGACGACTCGGATGCGGCATTCGTCGTGCGCGAATTGCGCCTGCCTCGCCTGCTGACTGGGCTGCTCGCCGGTGGTGCATTGGGCATGGCCGGCGCGATCACCCAGTCGATCACCCGCAACCCTCTTGGCGAGCCCAGCCTGATGGGCGTGACCGCTGGTGCCGCCTTCGCGATCGTAGCCTGCATGGCGTTCTTCAGCCTGCCGACCGCGACCATGCTGGCCTGCGGCACAGTCGGAGGCATTTTCGCAGCGTTGCTGACCTTCAGCATCGGCCTGCGCATGCGCATGCAGCCGTTGAATCTGACGCTGATCGGCATGAGCGTCAACCTGTTCTTTGCCGCCGCCATCACCTTGCTGCTGGTCTCGTCCCACGTTGAGGCCAATGGCATCTACTACTGGCTGACCGGCAGTCTGGCGGGCCGCAGTTGGCAACATGTGCATCTGCTTTGGCCGTGGGTGGCGGCGGGGCTCGGCCTGGGAATCGCCTTCGCGCGCGTTCTCGACCTGCTGGCGCTCGACGACGATCTGCTGGCATCGCTGGGTTTGCGCGTCCTGCGCTGGCGCCTGCTGCTCGGTCTCATCGCCGTTCTGTTGACCGCCGCCACCGTTGCTGCAACCGGTCCGCTCGCTTTTGTCGGATTGGTGGCTCCTCACATCGTGCGCTTTTGCCTGCACCGCCCCGGTGGCGAGGCGCCCCACCGATACCTTCTGCCACTCTCCGCACTGACAGGTGCCGCGCTCATCGGTGGCGCCGACCTGCTCGCCAAGCGTCAGGAAATCCCGGTTGGCATACTGTGCGTACTGCTCGGCGGGCCACTGCTGGTCCACCTCGTCCGCAAGCAAGGCGATTGA